One Aegilops tauschii subsp. strangulata cultivar AL8/78 chromosome 7, Aet v6.0, whole genome shotgun sequence genomic window carries:
- the LOC109768645 gene encoding uncharacterized protein codes for MSSSTTSGQGQGDEAPDLVCVVDCVHGMVDALSCVRWNKHQGAVVELSEHGIVVTVEESGCLQAKVYLKTELFAEYDHGAEGRPRFGLSLGLLIDCLNMFTVPGFASPVEIRYPGPDMQLLLRSVGSPDACIHAEIRTRIPDTVAWDYHFEHAGNTPVTFTVKSAILKESIDDLEWPGSSIQIQFHPDPPSVIFKGEGHGDLEIEFSYYANTDLLIAFQCDQELSYRYKYKFLRATTSNVPSSVLKENRGSKVTIGRGGMLKIQHLVSVARLGTQSYHNFAGGAQQPSRIAFIEFFVKPEEDD; via the exons ATGAGCTCGTCGACGACGTCCGGGCAGGGGCAGGGCGACGAGGCGCCGGACCTGGTGTGCGTGGTGGACTGCGTGCATGGCATGGTCGACGCCCTCTCCTGCGTCCGCTGGAACAAGCATCAG GGCGCGGTGGTGGAGCTGTCGGAGCACGGCATCGTGGTCACCGTGGAGGAGAGCGGCTGCCTCCAGGCCAAGGTCTACCTCAAGACCGAG CTGTTTGCGGAGTACGACCACGGGGCGGAGGGCCGTCCACGGTTCGGCCTCAGCCTGGGGCTCCTCATCGACTGCCTCAACATGTTTACCGTCCCAGGGTTCGCCTCCCCCGTCGAGATCCGGTACCCTGGCCCCGACATGCAGCTTCTCCTCAG GTCAGTGGGGTCTCCAGATGCATGTATACATGCAGAAATCAGAACCAGAATTCCTGATACTGTCGCCTGGGATTACCATTTTGAGCATGCAGGGAATACTCCAGTCACTTTTACTGTTAAG TCTGCCATCCTGAAAGAATCAATTGATGACCTTGAGTGGCCAGGCTCCAGCATTCAGATTCAATTTCATCCAGACCCCCCTTCAGTAATATTTAAAGGCGAAGGGCATGGTGACTTGGAG ATTGAATTCTCCTACTATGCAAATACCGATCTTCTAATTGCATTCCAGTGTGACCAAGAACTGTCCTACAG GTATAAGTACAAGTTTCTTCGTGCCACTACCTCGAATGTTCCAAGTAGCGTCTTGAAGGAGAATCGTGGGAGTAAAGTGACGATTGGGAGGGGAGGGATGCTCAAAATCCAGCACCTGGTTTCAGTTGCAAGGCTAGGTACGCAATCCTACCATAATTTTGCTGGAGGGGCTCAACAGCCAAGCCGGATTGCTTTTATCGAATTCTTTGTGAAGCCGGAGGAGGATGATTAA